The Diaphorobacter ruginosibacter genome contains a region encoding:
- a CDS encoding helix-turn-helix domain-containing protein: MDEFTVRTTEQLPQLLKAFRKNAKLTQADVALRLGVTQQTVSAMERNAETVSAERLMKLMGILGVDLVLRARTSQAAPLAQPGHMVNESRPRW; this comes from the coding sequence ATGGACGAGTTCACTGTACGCACCACGGAGCAACTGCCGCAGTTGCTCAAGGCCTTCCGCAAGAACGCCAAGCTGACGCAGGCGGATGTGGCGCTGCGCCTTGGCGTGACGCAGCAGACGGTCTCCGCAATGGAGCGCAATGCCGAAACCGTGAGCGCGGAGCGCCTCATGAAGCTGATGGGTATTCTGGGCGTGGACTTGGTGTTGCGCGCCCGAACAAGCCAAGCGGCCCCACTCGCGCAACCGGGCCACATGGTCAATGAGTCGCGTCCCCGCTGGTAG
- a CDS encoding type II toxin-antitoxin system HipA family toxin: MANTRMHGRGKKALGLWMNGRFVGTWSIEAGGDVLQYDAEWVNDPVLRRPLSLSLPFTPGNRPHKGDAVRFYFQNLLPDNEYILERIARRYRVRSIDAYSLLSEIGRDCVGALQILPAGDMPPEEQGVHREALDEAEMARLIRATIDPGLFGDSARDDEKFRISIAGAQEKTAFLRWQGQWCRPLGATPTTHIFKLPLGLIGNMQFDMRHSVENEWLCSELLAAYGLPVARCEVLQFEDQKVLSVERFDRRVWNDSELLRLPQEDMCQAMGMPPILKYESDGGPGVDRIMALLDGSMNRDQDRLQFFTAQLLFWMLCATDGHAKNFSIFLRPEGRFELTPLYDVLSAYPILGAGPGKLSPHKARMAMAARSKNAHWHMNKIVRRHWVAVGERYGIVSRQGMPVDAVIDEIVEMTPTVVQRVRGKLPEGFPQEVAEAIFNGLLEAARRLGRSRD; encoded by the coding sequence ATGGCCAACACACGCATGCATGGCCGGGGCAAAAAGGCGCTCGGCCTGTGGATGAACGGTCGGTTTGTCGGCACCTGGAGCATAGAGGCCGGCGGCGACGTGTTGCAGTACGACGCCGAATGGGTGAATGACCCGGTCTTGCGCAGACCGTTGTCACTTTCGCTGCCCTTCACGCCTGGCAACCGTCCACACAAGGGCGACGCGGTACGGTTCTATTTTCAGAATCTGCTGCCGGACAACGAGTACATCCTGGAACGTATCGCTCGCCGCTACAGGGTGCGTTCCATCGACGCCTATTCGCTGCTGAGCGAGATTGGGCGCGACTGCGTGGGTGCCCTGCAGATCTTGCCAGCAGGCGACATGCCGCCCGAGGAACAGGGCGTGCACCGCGAGGCCCTGGACGAAGCCGAAATGGCCCGCCTCATCCGCGCGACGATCGACCCCGGGTTGTTTGGAGACAGCGCCCGCGACGATGAAAAGTTTCGGATCTCGATTGCCGGCGCGCAGGAGAAAACCGCGTTCCTGCGCTGGCAGGGTCAATGGTGCAGGCCGCTTGGAGCCACGCCGACGACGCATATCTTCAAGCTGCCGCTGGGCCTGATCGGCAACATGCAATTCGACATGCGGCATTCGGTGGAAAACGAATGGCTGTGTTCCGAACTGCTGGCCGCGTATGGACTGCCGGTGGCGCGCTGCGAAGTGCTGCAATTCGAAGACCAGAAGGTCCTATCTGTGGAGCGCTTTGACAGGCGCGTGTGGAACGACAGCGAACTGCTCAGACTGCCGCAGGAGGACATGTGCCAAGCCATGGGCATGCCACCCATCCTCAAATACGAAAGCGACGGCGGTCCCGGCGTGGATCGCATCATGGCGCTGCTGGACGGCTCCATGAATCGGGACCAGGACCGTCTCCAGTTCTTCACGGCCCAACTGCTGTTCTGGATGCTCTGTGCAACGGATGGCCACGCCAAGAATTTCAGCATCTTCCTGAGACCCGAGGGCCGGTTTGAGCTCACGCCACTCTATGACGTGCTCTCGGCCTACCCGATTCTTGGGGCAGGTCCGGGAAAGCTCTCTCCACACAAGGCCCGAATGGCCATGGCCGCGCGCTCCAAGAATGCCCACTGGCACATGAACAAGATCGTGCGTCGGCATTGGGTGGCGGTGGGGGAGCGATATGGCATCGTTTCCCGGCAGGGCATGCCGGTGGATGCAGTGATCGATGAGATCGTGGAAATGACGCCCACCGTCGTGCAACGGGTGCGTGGCAAGCTGCCGGAGGGGTTTCCTCAGGAGGTCGCGGAGGCAATATTCAACGGGTTGTTGGAGGCGGCAAGGCGCCTGGGACGAAGCCGCGACTGA